One window of the Candidatus Microbacterium colombiense genome contains the following:
- a CDS encoding N-acetylneuraminate synthase family protein: MTVSIGSRVIGGGHPAYVIAEIGLNHNGDVDIAKRLMDVAARAGADAVKFQKRTPEISTPEHMRDVPRETPWGTMSYLDYRRRVEFGRDEYIAIGDHATMLGLDWFASPWDVPSVEFLEYLGVVAHKVASASLTDTELLQALRATGKPVILSTGMSTIEQIDRALETLGTDRVVLMHATSTYPLEPAEANLRAIATLRDRYPGIPVGYSGHERGLQISLAAVAIGAVAVERHITLDRTMWGSDHAASLEPTGLEHLVRDIRVIETALGDGVKRVFDSERAPMAKLRRVNA; this comes from the coding sequence ATGACAGTCAGCATCGGATCGCGTGTGATCGGCGGCGGCCACCCCGCCTATGTCATCGCGGAGATCGGCCTGAACCACAACGGCGACGTCGACATCGCCAAGCGCCTGATGGATGTCGCGGCTCGCGCCGGCGCCGACGCGGTGAAGTTCCAGAAGCGCACCCCCGAGATCTCGACCCCCGAGCACATGCGCGATGTTCCGCGCGAGACCCCGTGGGGCACCATGAGCTACCTCGACTACCGTCGCCGCGTCGAGTTCGGCCGCGACGAGTACATCGCGATCGGCGACCACGCGACGATGCTCGGACTGGACTGGTTCGCCTCCCCCTGGGACGTGCCCAGCGTCGAGTTCCTCGAGTACCTGGGCGTCGTGGCGCACAAGGTCGCCTCGGCGAGCCTGACCGACACCGAGTTGCTGCAGGCGTTGCGCGCGACGGGCAAGCCGGTCATCCTCTCCACCGGCATGTCGACGATCGAGCAGATCGACCGTGCGCTCGAGACCCTCGGCACCGACCGGGTCGTGCTGATGCATGCCACCTCGACGTATCCGCTGGAGCCCGCCGAGGCGAACCTGCGGGCCATCGCCACCCTGCGCGACCGCTACCCCGGCATTCCGGTCGGGTACTCCGGTCACGAGCGCGGGCTGCAGATCTCGCTCGCCGCCGTCGCCATCGGGGCGGTCGCGGTCGAGCGGCACATCACGCTGGATCGCACGATGTGGGGATCCGACCACGCGGCCTCGCTCGAGCCGACCGGTCTGGAACACCTCGTACGCGACATCCGGGTGATCGAGACCGCACTCGGAGACGGCGTCAAGCGCGTGTTCGACAGCGAGCGGGCACCCATGGCGAAGCTGCGTCGCGTCAACGCATG
- a CDS encoding acylneuraminate cytidylyltransferase produces the protein MMTKTAATGTDAMRTVAIIPARGGSKGVPRKNLQRVGGVPLVARAVRSARDAGVDLVVVSTDDAEIAEVSRAAGARVIERPADISGDTASSESAILHVLDELDRGDDAYDVVAFLQATSPFIPSDALAAAVADVQADRADSVFSAHETYGFLWREDADGGAVAVNHDAAHRPRRQDREPHHLETGAFYVFRAAGFRESRHRFFGRIRVAAVPEWSAIEIDDEHQLRIARALAVLHDPVEPIPVAAVVTDFDGVHTDDTAIIDAEGGERVRVSREDGMGVALMRAAGVPMLILSTEVNPVVRARADKLQVPVLHGIADKESALRAWAAENGIDLDDIAYLGNDVNDLPALRIVGWPIAVADAHPRVQQEARVVLRRGGGDGAVRELIERVLSS, from the coding sequence ATGATGACGAAGACCGCGGCGACCGGGACCGACGCGATGAGGACGGTGGCGATCATCCCGGCGCGGGGTGGATCCAAGGGCGTGCCGCGCAAGAATCTGCAGCGCGTCGGCGGGGTCCCGCTGGTCGCGCGGGCCGTGCGATCGGCGCGGGATGCCGGTGTCGATCTCGTCGTGGTCTCGACCGATGACGCCGAGATCGCCGAGGTGTCGCGGGCAGCAGGAGCCCGTGTCATCGAGCGCCCTGCCGATATCTCGGGCGACACCGCCTCGTCGGAGAGTGCGATCCTGCACGTGCTCGACGAGCTCGATCGAGGAGACGATGCCTACGATGTCGTGGCCTTCCTCCAGGCGACGTCGCCGTTCATCCCGAGCGACGCGTTGGCTGCCGCGGTCGCCGATGTGCAGGCCGACCGGGCCGACAGCGTGTTCTCGGCGCACGAGACCTACGGGTTCCTGTGGCGGGAAGACGCCGACGGGGGCGCCGTCGCGGTGAATCATGACGCCGCGCATCGCCCGCGTCGCCAGGACCGTGAGCCGCACCATCTCGAGACCGGCGCCTTCTACGTGTTCCGTGCCGCCGGGTTCCGGGAGAGCCGTCATCGGTTCTTCGGTCGCATCCGCGTCGCCGCGGTCCCGGAGTGGTCGGCGATCGAGATCGACGACGAGCACCAGCTGCGCATCGCCCGAGCCCTCGCCGTGCTGCACGACCCCGTCGAGCCGATCCCCGTCGCCGCGGTCGTCACCGATTTCGACGGCGTGCACACCGACGACACCGCGATCATCGATGCCGAGGGGGGCGAGCGCGTGCGCGTGAGCCGCGAGGACGGCATGGGGGTCGCCCTGATGCGCGCGGCCGGGGTGCCGATGCTCATCCTCTCCACCGAGGTGAACCCGGTCGTCCGGGCGCGCGCCGACAAGCTGCAGGTGCCGGTGCTGCACGGCATCGCCGACAAGGAGTCGGCCCTGCGCGCTTGGGCGGCCGAGAACGGTATCGATCTCGACGACATCGCCTACCTCGGCAACGACGTGAACGACCTCCCGGCCCTGCGCATCGTGGGCTGGCCGATCGCCGTCGCGGATGCGCATCCGCGCGTGCAGCAGGAGGCGCGCGTCGTGCTGCGACGGGGCGGCGGCGACGGGGCTGTGCGGGAACTCATCGAACGGGTGTTGTCGAGCTGA
- a CDS encoding polysialyltransferase family glycosyltransferase, with translation MTQIFALHSAYGLATATAAIDEGLLHPAGESRERVLVPFVSSRVPETVVGIGVDPALASLRSRFDRIEDLDALLGPLHPSSWEPADADLPLLERLLVRAWGIDPDDLELFVQSPQVAPARTLMSLFPRARITIVGDGLMTYSPMRVPLGHAVTARIGRVVHADVVPGVRPLVGGRHAVTVGIPPERFRAVLRETDAGEALLDTTGAPLDDGIPTALVLGQYLSALGLITAREEIALQRDLIDRALAWSPQRVVFKPHPAAPPLHTDSIRERALARGVEFAEYRGALAAEVLADRIDAVAVVAGFSTALPTVQALQGRPIGSVGTATLLAGLAPFENSNRIPLVIIDALTRSDSAFADPERLQLLIDAIGYAMQPEIAGHLRGRAERMLRELRPADRDRYFSPTRLTALRLPGAPVEGALRRVLRSAGGTGRVEEWRLTALGARRRAGRAWRAIRGR, from the coding sequence ATGACCCAGATCTTCGCCCTGCACAGCGCCTACGGGCTCGCCACCGCGACCGCCGCGATCGATGAGGGGCTGCTCCATCCGGCGGGGGAGAGCCGCGAACGCGTGCTCGTGCCGTTCGTGTCGTCGCGCGTGCCGGAGACGGTGGTCGGGATCGGGGTCGACCCCGCGCTCGCGTCGCTGCGGAGCCGCTTCGACCGGATCGAGGATCTCGACGCGCTGCTCGGTCCGCTGCATCCGAGTTCCTGGGAGCCGGCGGACGCCGACCTGCCGCTGCTCGAACGGCTGCTCGTGCGCGCCTGGGGGATCGACCCCGACGACCTCGAGCTGTTCGTGCAGAGCCCCCAGGTCGCCCCGGCGCGCACCCTGATGTCGCTGTTCCCCCGGGCACGCATCACGATCGTGGGTGATGGGCTGATGACCTACTCGCCGATGCGCGTGCCGCTCGGGCATGCCGTCACCGCGCGCATCGGTCGGGTCGTGCACGCCGACGTGGTGCCCGGGGTGCGTCCCCTCGTCGGAGGCCGGCACGCGGTCACCGTGGGCATCCCGCCGGAGCGCTTCCGTGCCGTGCTGCGCGAGACCGACGCCGGCGAGGCGCTGCTCGACACCACGGGTGCGCCACTCGACGACGGCATCCCCACGGCGCTCGTGCTCGGCCAGTACCTCTCTGCTCTCGGACTCATCACGGCGCGGGAGGAGATCGCACTCCAGCGCGACCTGATCGACCGCGCGCTGGCCTGGTCACCGCAGCGGGTCGTGTTCAAGCCTCATCCGGCAGCCCCTCCGCTGCACACCGACTCGATCCGCGAGCGGGCGCTGGCCCGGGGCGTGGAGTTCGCCGAGTATCGCGGCGCGCTCGCCGCCGAGGTGCTCGCGGATCGGATCGATGCGGTCGCGGTCGTCGCCGGGTTCTCTACCGCGCTGCCCACCGTGCAGGCGCTGCAGGGGCGGCCGATCGGCTCGGTGGGCACGGCGACGCTGCTCGCCGGGCTCGCACCGTTCGAGAACAGCAACCGCATCCCGCTCGTCATCATCGACGCGCTCACCCGGAGCGACTCCGCCTTCGCCGACCCCGAACGACTGCAGCTGCTGATCGACGCGATCGGCTACGCGATGCAGCCGGAGATCGCGGGTCACCTGCGCGGCCGGGCGGAGCGGATGTTGCGCGAGCTCCGACCGGCGGACCGCGACCGCTACTTCTCGCCCACGCGGCTGACGGCCCTCCGCCTGCCGGGGGCGCCCGTCGAGGGTGCTCTTCGTCGGGTGCTCCGGTCGGCCGGAGGCACCGGCAGGGTCGAGGAATGGAGGCTGACCGCGCTGGGCGCGCGTCGGCGGGCGGGCAGGGCATGGCGAGCGATTCGAGGACGATGA
- a CDS encoding glycosyltransferase family 2 protein produces MPDTSTPGSSVRAPLVTVILPAKDAAAYIATTLETLLRQFDDPSALKLVAIDDGSSDGTGALMRRYADRFVHAEVIVNASPVGLASARNQGLAQVEGDAFCFIDGDDWMQPGRLAVLRRRLDELAVDFVRTDHVTVREGQRALVRAPHPWREQALSPRDAILPDSETTMVDYPFAWAGMFHRRLIDRGLAAFPAGLFTAEDRPWIWRLHLQAQGFAVVDAPALLYRRGVTTSLTQVRDRRQLDFASAMAQVIDVVEVDPDAERFLPKAVWTALALSSHHLVRSRRMPRELRAEMREAIRGLLARLPDAEVRAAVERLDGPRRRVLARSLRGAGAHA; encoded by the coding sequence ATGCCTGACACGTCCACCCCCGGGAGTTCCGTGCGCGCACCGCTGGTCACCGTCATCCTGCCCGCGAAAGACGCCGCCGCGTACATCGCGACGACGCTCGAGACGCTGCTGCGTCAGTTCGACGACCCGTCGGCGCTCAAGCTCGTGGCCATCGACGACGGGTCGAGTGACGGTACGGGGGCGCTGATGCGGCGCTATGCCGACCGGTTCGTGCACGCCGAGGTGATCGTGAACGCATCGCCCGTCGGCCTCGCATCGGCGCGCAACCAGGGGCTCGCGCAGGTGGAGGGCGACGCCTTCTGCTTCATCGACGGCGACGACTGGATGCAGCCGGGGCGGCTCGCCGTGCTCCGGCGGCGCCTCGACGAGCTGGCTGTCGACTTCGTGCGCACCGACCATGTGACCGTCCGTGAGGGGCAGCGCGCCCTGGTGCGGGCGCCGCATCCCTGGCGCGAGCAGGCGCTCTCGCCCCGCGACGCGATCCTGCCCGACTCCGAGACGACCATGGTCGACTACCCCTTCGCCTGGGCCGGCATGTTCCATCGCCGCCTCATCGATCGCGGACTCGCGGCCTTCCCCGCCGGCCTCTTCACCGCCGAGGACCGTCCGTGGATCTGGCGGCTGCACCTGCAGGCGCAGGGCTTCGCCGTCGTCGATGCGCCTGCCCTGCTCTACCGCCGCGGCGTGACGACCTCGCTGACCCAGGTGCGCGATCGGCGACAGCTCGACTTCGCCTCCGCCATGGCCCAGGTGATCGATGTGGTCGAGGTCGACCCCGACGCCGAGCGCTTCCTCCCGAAGGCCGTGTGGACCGCTCTCGCTCTCAGCTCGCACCACCTCGTCCGCTCGCGCAGGATGCCGAGGGAACTGCGCGCCGAGATGCGCGAGGCGATCCGCGGGCTGCTCGCCCGACTTCCCGACGCCGAGGTCCGTGCGGCCGTGGAGCGGCTCGACGGACCGCGTCGACGGGTGCTCGCACGGTCGCTCCGAGGTGCAGGAGCGCACGCATGA
- a CDS encoding DUF4229 domain-containing protein yields the protein MKPAPLLVYTVLRLLAFLVPLAILWFFFPIFREFWWLAAIFAALIGTSISMLFLRRPLSEASAELHERREGRGSQRQADADAEDAVTEGAPEDSVTEEPGTPGPTQN from the coding sequence GTGAAGCCTGCACCCCTCCTCGTCTACACCGTGCTGCGGCTGCTGGCGTTCCTGGTCCCCCTCGCGATCCTGTGGTTCTTCTTCCCGATCTTCCGCGAGTTCTGGTGGCTCGCCGCGATCTTCGCCGCCCTCATCGGCACCAGCATCTCGATGCTGTTCCTGCGGCGACCGCTCTCCGAGGCGTCGGCCGAGCTGCACGAGCGCCGCGAGGGACGCGGCTCCCAGCGCCAGGCGGATGCCGACGCCGAGGATGCCGTGACCGAGGGCGCGCCCGAAGACTCCGTCACCGAGGAGCCGGGCACGCCCGGCCCCACACAGAACTGA
- a CDS encoding 1,4-dihydroxy-2-naphthoate polyprenyltransferase codes for MAASSKRKSSARSKSTPRTPSRTSGNPARRPVVEAGPVTVGDWIGAARLRTLPLAASPVIIGSGAARSVDPEFHWVIALACLAVAVLLQIGVNFTNDYSDGIRGTDAVRVGPARLTASGRVKPRTVLIIGLTFFALAALVGLAIVVRTEQWWMLAVGAACIVAAWFYTGGKRPYGYAGLGEVFVFVFFGLVATLGTVWVQVFDLSSQAWLGAIAAGLFACAVLLANNLRDIDQDRVVGKRTLTVLIGRRATQVLFTLFVLAPFGIAVVLALLFPIAWIALLALLAALPAVLIVWTYRQPGELVIALALTSLTSLLYAGALFWAFAG; via the coding sequence GTGGCAGCATCCTCGAAGCGCAAGAGCAGCGCACGCAGCAAGAGCACCCCGCGGACCCCGAGTCGGACCAGCGGAAACCCGGCACGACGCCCCGTCGTCGAGGCCGGACCCGTCACCGTCGGCGACTGGATCGGTGCGGCCCGCCTGCGCACACTGCCCCTCGCCGCGTCACCGGTCATCATCGGATCCGGCGCCGCGCGCAGCGTCGATCCCGAGTTCCACTGGGTCATCGCGCTCGCGTGCCTCGCTGTCGCCGTGCTGTTGCAGATCGGCGTGAACTTCACGAACGACTACAGCGACGGTATCCGCGGCACCGACGCCGTGCGTGTGGGGCCCGCGCGACTCACGGCCTCGGGTCGTGTGAAGCCGCGCACGGTGCTGATCATCGGGCTGACGTTCTTCGCCCTCGCCGCCCTCGTCGGCCTGGCGATCGTCGTGCGCACCGAGCAGTGGTGGATGCTGGCCGTCGGCGCGGCGTGCATCGTGGCCGCGTGGTTCTACACCGGCGGCAAGCGTCCCTACGGCTACGCGGGCCTCGGCGAGGTGTTCGTGTTCGTCTTCTTCGGCCTCGTCGCCACCCTCGGCACGGTCTGGGTGCAGGTCTTCGACCTCTCCTCACAGGCGTGGCTGGGCGCGATCGCGGCTGGACTGTTCGCCTGCGCCGTGCTGCTCGCGAACAACCTGCGTGACATCGACCAGGACCGTGTCGTCGGCAAGCGCACGCTCACCGTGCTGATCGGCCGCCGCGCGACCCAGGTGCTGTTCACGCTGTTCGTGCTCGCCCCGTTCGGCATCGCCGTGGTGCTCGCGCTGCTGTTCCCGATCGCCTGGATAGCCCTGCTGGCGCTGCTCGCCGCACTGCCGGCCGTGCTGATCGTGTGGACCTATCGTCAGCCCGGCGAGCTCGTGATCGCGCTGGCGCTGACGTCGCTGACATCCCTGCTCTACGCGGGAGCCCTGTTCTGGGCCTTCGCCGGCTGA
- a CDS encoding DUF4287 domain-containing protein — MSFQAYLDNIETKTGLTPRQFIELATAKGFDSTTKATPIVAWLKEEYQLGQGHAMALVHVITKGPKIGDKHVGKAGSHGDASDTLWLDGKDSNPNP; from the coding sequence ATGTCCTTCCAGGCTTACCTCGACAACATCGAGACGAAGACCGGGCTCACGCCGCGGCAGTTCATCGAACTCGCGACGGCGAAGGGGTTCGACAGCACCACCAAGGCGACCCCGATCGTGGCCTGGCTCAAAGAGGAGTACCAGCTGGGGCAGGGTCACGCGATGGCCCTCGTGCACGTGATCACCAAGGGGCCGAAGATCGGCGACAAGCACGTCGGCAAGGCGGGGTCGCACGGCGATGCGTCCGACACCCTCTGGCTCGACGGCAAGGACAGCAATCCGAACCCGTGA